The following are encoded together in the Scomber japonicus isolate fScoJap1 chromosome 20, fScoJap1.pri, whole genome shotgun sequence genome:
- the LOC128380963 gene encoding retinol dehydrogenase 13-like, with the protein MSRYILPVSFFGTVFGGAVLLKNHITGGRCPSKANIKGKTVVITGANTGIGKGTALELAKRGGRIIMGCRDMEKCEAAAKEIRGNTLNPHVYALQLDLASVKSIREFAERIKQEEHVDILINNAGVMRCPAWKTEDGFDMQFGVNHLGHFLLTNLLLDKLKESAPSRVISLASLAHIVGKIDFEDLNWEKKKFDTKQAYCQSKLANVLFTRELAKRLQGTGVTANALHPGVVATELGRHTGMHQSRFSSTMLSPFFSLLVKSPELGAQPIVYLAVAEEMEGVTGRYYDVLTEKEPAPQALDDEAARRLWDISSRLVGLEEEAQSSKSNPPAEDQSKAAQTQSAQTHRQS; encoded by the exons ATGAGTAGATACATCTTACCAGTGTCTTTTTTTGGAACAGTCTTTGGAGGCGCTGTTTTACTCAA GAACCATATAACTGGAGGTCGGTGTCCTAGTAAGGCTAACATTAAAGGGAAGACTGTGGTTATAACAGGAGCCAACACAGGCATCGGCAAAGGGACAGCCCTAGAACTGGCCAAGAGAG GGGGTCGGATCATTATGGGATGTCGGGACATGGAGAAGTGTGAGGCGGCTGCAAAGGAAATCCGTGGGAATACCCTGAACCCCCACGTTTATGCACTCCAGCTGGACCTGGCCTCTGTGAAATCCATCCGAGAGTTTGCAGAGAGAATCAAACAAg AGGAGCATGTGGACATACTCATAAACAATGCAGGGGTCATGAGATGTCCAGCATGGAAAACAGAAGATGGCTTCGACATGCAGTTTGGAGTTAACCACTTAG GCCACTTCTTGTTGACAAATCTTCTGCTGGATAAGTTGAAAGAGTCCGCCCCCAGCAGAGTGATCAGCCTGGCCTCACTCGCCCACATCGTTGGAAAGATTGACTTCGAGGACTTGAactgggagaagaagaagtttgatACCAAGCAGGCGTACTGTCAGAGCAAGCTTGCCAATGTTCTGTTCACCAGAGAGCTCGCCAAGCGATTACAAG gcaCAGGAGTCACAGCAAATGCATTGCACCCAGGTGTTGTTGCCACGGAGCTTGGGAGGCACACTGGTATGCACCAATCAAGGTTCTCAAGCACTATGCTCA GTCCCTTTTTCTCCCTGTTGGTGAAGAGCCCAGAGCTGGGGGCTCAGCCAATCGTCTATCTGGCCGTGGCTGAGGAGATGGAGGGGGTGACGGGACGGTACTATGATGTGTTGACAGAAAAGGAGCCAGCACCCCAGGCTCTGGATGACGAGGCGGCTCGCAGGCTCTGGGACATTAGCAGCAGGCTGGTGGGTCTGGAGGAGGAGGCACAGTCCAGCAAGTCAAACCCACCAGCAGAAGACCAGAGCAAAGCTGCACAGACACAatctgcacagacacacagacagagctgA
- the decr2 gene encoding peroxisomal 2,4-dienoyl-CoA reductase [(3E)-enoyl-CoA-producing] isoform X1 — MAEPQRKGELMPEDVGTDDCLTSYTHIYSPDLLKDQVALITGGGSGIGLRIAEIFMRHGCDTVIASRNLDKLKEVAKKLSAVSGRRCLPLCLDVRQPESIAAAVDETLKEFGRIDILINNAAGNFLCPASALSFNAFKTVMEIDTMGTFNTSKVVYDKWFKDHGGNIVNISATLGYKGQALQVHAGSAKAANDAMTKHLAVEWGPSGVRVNTVAPGPISGTEGYRRLGGPRGEAAGAFQSIPLQRAGNKTEMAHCTLFLASRVSSYVTGAILVADGGAWLTSANDVSMLLGYWSSEKKRDK, encoded by the exons ATGGCAGAGCCGCAGAGAAAGGGAGAGCTGATGCCCGAAGACGTCGGTACTGATGACTGCTtgacttcatacacacacatctacagtCCAGATTTACTCAA AGATCAGGTTGCATTAATCACAGGTGGTGGATCTGGAATTGGACTCAGGATAGCTGAAATCTTCATGAG gCATGGCTGCGACACAGTGATTGCCAGCAGGAACTTGGATAAGCTGAAAGAG GTGGCTAAAAAGCTGTCTGCTGTTTCAGGACGCCGCTGTCTCCCTTTGTGTTTAGATGTGAGGCAACCTGAGAGCATCGCAGCTGCTGTGGATGAGACTCTGAAAGAGTTTGGCCGCATAGACATCCTTATTAACA ATGCTGCTGGAAACTTCCTCTGCCCGGCTAGCGCACTTTCCTTCAATGCCTTCAAGACAGTTATGGAGATTGACACTATGGGCACATTCAACACCAGCAAAGTGGTTTATGACAAGTGGTTCAAG GATCATGGTGGCAACATTGTGAACATCTCTGCAACACTTGGATACAAGGGACAGGCCCtccaggtgcatgctgggtCTGCAAAGGCTGCAAATG ATGCAATGACCAAGCACCTGGCTGTGGAATGGGGGCCCAGTGGGGTGAGAGTCAATACTGTGGCTCCAGGTCCTATCTCTGGCACAGAGGGCTACCGTAGACTAG GTGGCCCGAGAGGGGAGGCTGCTGGTGCGTTCCAGTCCATTCCTTTGCAGCGAGCAGGCAACAAGACGGAGATGGCTCACTGCACTCTTTTCTTGGCAAGCCGGGTCTCCTCCTACGTGACTGGAGCTATCTTGGTTGCGGACGGCGGGGCATGGCTGACATCAGCTAATGACGTCTCCATGCTGTTGG GTTATTGGTcatcagaaaagaaaagagacaagtAA
- the decr2 gene encoding peroxisomal 2,4-dienoyl-CoA reductase [(3E)-enoyl-CoA-producing] isoform X2 produces MAEPQRKGELMPEDVGTDDCLTSYTHIYSPDLLKDQVALITGGGSGIGLRIAEIFMRHGCDTVIASRNLDKLKEVAKKLSAVSGRRCLPLCLDVRQPESIAAAVDETLKEFGRIDILINNAAGNFLCPASALSFNAFKTVMEIDTMGTFNTSKVVYDKWFKDHGGNIVNISATLGYKGQALQVHAGSAKAANDAMTKHLAVEWGPSGVRVNTVAPGPISGTEGYRRLGGPRGEAAGAFQSIPLQRAGNKTEMAHCTLFLASRVSSYVTGAILVADGGAWLTSANDVSMLLGIASKSAKL; encoded by the exons ATGGCAGAGCCGCAGAGAAAGGGAGAGCTGATGCCCGAAGACGTCGGTACTGATGACTGCTtgacttcatacacacacatctacagtCCAGATTTACTCAA AGATCAGGTTGCATTAATCACAGGTGGTGGATCTGGAATTGGACTCAGGATAGCTGAAATCTTCATGAG gCATGGCTGCGACACAGTGATTGCCAGCAGGAACTTGGATAAGCTGAAAGAG GTGGCTAAAAAGCTGTCTGCTGTTTCAGGACGCCGCTGTCTCCCTTTGTGTTTAGATGTGAGGCAACCTGAGAGCATCGCAGCTGCTGTGGATGAGACTCTGAAAGAGTTTGGCCGCATAGACATCCTTATTAACA ATGCTGCTGGAAACTTCCTCTGCCCGGCTAGCGCACTTTCCTTCAATGCCTTCAAGACAGTTATGGAGATTGACACTATGGGCACATTCAACACCAGCAAAGTGGTTTATGACAAGTGGTTCAAG GATCATGGTGGCAACATTGTGAACATCTCTGCAACACTTGGATACAAGGGACAGGCCCtccaggtgcatgctgggtCTGCAAAGGCTGCAAATG ATGCAATGACCAAGCACCTGGCTGTGGAATGGGGGCCCAGTGGGGTGAGAGTCAATACTGTGGCTCCAGGTCCTATCTCTGGCACAGAGGGCTACCGTAGACTAG GTGGCCCGAGAGGGGAGGCTGCTGGTGCGTTCCAGTCCATTCCTTTGCAGCGAGCAGGCAACAAGACGGAGATGGCTCACTGCACTCTTTTCTTGGCAAGCCGGGTCTCCTCCTACGTGACTGGAGCTATCTTGGTTGCGGACGGCGGGGCATGGCTGACATCAGCTAATGACGTCTCCATGCTGTTGGGTATAGCCTCTAAATCAGCTAAACTCTGA